Genomic DNA from Deinococcus ruber:
AGACACCATGTGGAACTACGAACACCAGGCCACCACCAGTGCCCCGCCCGAACGCCTCTACTCGCTCTGGAGCCACGTCGAGACCTGGCACGAGTGGAACGACGACCTGCAGCGCGCCTACCTCCACGGGCCGTTCGCAGTGAACAGCACCATCGATATGGTGAGCGCCCAGGGCACCCTCACCCTGCGCCTCGCTGACGTGCAGGAGCATGAGGGCTTCGTCGACGAAGTGGAACTGGATGGCCTCCTGTTTCGCACGTCGCACCACCTCGCGCGTCTTCCTGGCGGTCCCACCCAGGTCACGTACCGCATGGAAATCACCGGCGAACACGCCGATCAGCGTGGGCCCGAGATCGGTCCGCAGATCACCGGCGACTTCCCCGACACGGTCACGGCCTTGATCTGCCACGCCGAACGCTGATGGCCCTCGAACCCGGCGACAGTCCAGGATTCCTGCTGTGGCACGCCACCCTGCGCTGGCAGCGCCAGATCACCGCTGC
This window encodes:
- a CDS encoding polyketide cyclase, with the translated sequence MWNYEHQATTSAPPERLYSLWSHVETWHEWNDDLQRAYLHGPFAVNSTIDMVSAQGTLTLRLADVQEHEGFVDEVELDGLLFRTSHHLARLPGGPTQVTYRMEITGEHADQRGPEIGPQITGDFPDTVTALICHAER